Part of the Pseudomonas chlororaphis genome, AGAAGCCATCCATCAAGGCGATGTAGCGCCCTCGGCGCTGGGCCGGGATCAGCTCGGAAAGCATCGACTGGGCAATCGGAAACTCCATGCCCATGCCAATGCCCAACAGCACGCGAAACAGCGTCAGCGTCTCGATGTCCTGGGCCGTGGAGCACAGGTAACTGGCGACACCCCACAACACGATGCTCCACTGGAACACCGGCTTGCGCCCGAACCGGTCGGCCAGCATCCCCGACAACGACGCCCCGACCACCATGCCGAAGAAACTCGAACTGGCGAGCAGGCCGGCCTGGGCCGTGCTCAGGCCGAACTCGGTTTTGATCGAGCCGAGCAGGAACGTCATCATCGCCAGGTCCATGGAGTCGAAGAAAAACGCCAGGGCAATGATGATGAAGATCACCCGGTGATAACCACTGATGGGTAACCGCTCCAGGCGTTCCGCCGCGCTGTAACCTTGAATGTCCATGCTGCCTCTCCAATCCGATGATTCCCCGGACCGAGTGTGCGCGAACCCTGCGCGAAGCGACGGCTGGATGCGACCTGCCAGCAGCCCTGAGCGACTTGCCGGCGGCGCTCCTAGAGCGCCATTTCCAGGCTTTCCTGCTTGGCGAACCGGTGGATCTCCTGCTGGCCGAGCGCAGTCACGTGCAACGCGCGCGAATCGTTGGGCAGGCTCAGCCAGCCCGATTGCATGAACAGTTGCAGCAAGGCCGCCCCCAATGCGCCCCCCAGGTGCGGGCGACGCTCGCTCCAATCGGGGCAGGCGCAGGCGATGTGGGCGTTGCGATGGGCCAGCGCCTGGATGAACAGGCCGCGGCCGGCCAGTTGATTGGCGCCCTTGAGGGTGACCGTCACCCGCTGGTCGCACTGCTCGACCCAACCGTCATCCAGCAGGCGCTGGTACAGGTCGGCTGCCAGGGTGCCGCCCAGGTGATCGTCACACAGCCGGGCGCGCATCAGCGAGACGGGCGCCGACGGCGCCTGGGTCAGCTTGACGCCACGCTTGAAGACCTCCGGGATCTGCCGTGGCGTACTGACCAGGGTCGCGCTGGCCAGGGCTTCGACGGCCGCACCGATCTCGGGCGCAGCCAGGCGAAAGAATCGTTTGCGACCGCGAACCTCGACGTTCAGCAGGCCACCGGCGCACAGGCGCCCCAGATGAGCACTGGCCGAGGACGGCGACAGTCCGGCGAGCAAGGCCAATTCTTCGGCCTGCCGGGCCGTGCCGTCCATCAAGGCCCACATCATTGCGCTGCGCTTGGGGTCGGCCAGCAGCGTGGCGATGTGGCTGATGCAAGGTGCATGTTCCATGTATTCACTCCCTGTTGAATCATTCGTCTACTGCTCTGGCGCCTATCGACCAGCAATGGGACCGCTGCAAGCGGCGCGATACGGCGCCGGCTCGGGCGGCCGCTAGTATAAGCGTGGCGATCGAGGTTTCCTGCCCTCCGGAAACCTTTGGAGGCGATTGAGCATGCGGGAAATGTCTCTATTTGCCCGCGACTATTGGTTCGCCACTGACGCGTGTGGGAATTGTGCCGCCACCCGGCCGCAGCGGGCCTGGAGCATCTCTCGCAAAAGGTTGATGGGTTTGCTCAACTGCGCCCGGTGGGCACACAGCAGATTGAGCGGGGCCCGTTCGCATTGCAGGTGCGGCAGAAGGATTTTCAGGCGCCCGGACAGCACGTCGGTGGAAACATCCAGCCACGACTTATAGGCGATCCCGGCACCCGCCACGGCCCAGCGCCGCACCACATCGGCGTCATCGCTGAAGCGGTCGCCGCTGACCGTGAGGCTCACGTCCCGCTTGCCGTCATGAAAGCACCAGTGGTCATGGACGCGGGTGCCAAGCATGTACAGCAGGCAGTTGTGCTGGGCCAGTTGCTCCAGGTGCTGGGGTTCCCCCGCGCGCGCCAGGTAGTCTGGGGAAGCGCAGAGCACCCGACGGTTTTCCGGTGCGACGGGCAGCGCCACCAGGCTCGAATCCTCCGGCTCGCCATAGCGCAGCGCGATGTCCACCGGTTGCTTGAACAGGTCGGCAATGCGATCGCCCAACAACAGCCGCACTGTCAGCCCCGGGTGCTCACGCTGGAAGGCATCCAGCCACGGCAGCAGCAGGTTGCGGCCCAGGTCCGAGGGCGCGGACAACTGCAACACTCCGCTGACCTGATCCTGGCCGCTGGTCAACAGCCGTCGTCCTTCGTCGAGGCTGCTCAAGGCCGCGCGGGCGTATTCGAGAAAACCTTCCCCTTCGGCAGTCAGGCGCAGGCTGCGGGTGGAACGGGCCAGCAACCGCGCGCCCAGGTGCTGCTCGATTCGCTTCAACGCGGCGCTGGCCACGGCCGCCGACAGGTCCATGACCCGGGCCGCCGCAGAAAGGCTGCCCAAGTCCGCTGCACGGACAAACAGCTGCAAGTCATCGAATCGAAGCATGACGGCTCCATTATCAAAAAATCATTGAAAGACCCTGTTCTTTTAGCCGGTTTTATCTCGCCGATAAATAGCTAACCATGGCTGCATTGTCACTGACCTCACGGAGCCGCTCATGAAAGCCATTGCCTACTACCATTCGTTGCCCATCACCGACCCTCAATCGCTGCAGGACATCGAGCTGCCGGCCCCCGTCGCCGGGCCCCGGGACCTATTGGTGGAAGTGAAGGCCATCTCGGTCAACCCGGTGGACACCAAGGTTCGCCAGAACGTCCAGCCCGAAGGCGGCGAGGCCAAGGTGCTGGGCTGGGATGTGGCCGGCGTGGTCACGGCCGTGGGCAGCGAGGTCACGTTGTTCAAGGTGGGCGACAAGGTCTTCTACGCCGGCTCGATCGCCCGGGCCGGCGGCAACAGCGAGTTGCACGCAGTGGATGAGCGCATCGTCGGCCACATGCCCAAGACCCTCGGTTTCGCCGAAGCGGCCGCCTTGCCCCTGACCGCCATTACCGCCTGGGAGTTGCTGTTCGAACGACTGCACATCCCCCAAGGCCAGGACGATCAGGGCCAGAGCCTGCTGATCGTTGGCGCGGCGGGTGGCGTGGGTTCGATCCTGACCCAACTGGCCCATCAACTCACCGGGCTGAAGGTCATCGGCACCGCGTCCCGCCCACAGACTCAAGCGTGGGTACGGGACCTGGGCGCCGACCTGGTGATCGACCACAGCCAGCCGCTGAGCGTGGAATTGAAGAAGGCCGGCCACGGACCAGTGACCCACGTCGCCAGCCTGACCCAGACCGACCAGCACCTGGACCAGTTGGTCGACGCACTGGCGCCCCAGGGCAAA contains:
- a CDS encoding ArsR family transcriptional regulator; its protein translation is MEHAPCISHIATLLADPKRSAMMWALMDGTARQAEELALLAGLSPSSASAHLGRLCAGGLLNVEVRGRKRFFRLAAPEIGAAVEALASATLVSTPRQIPEVFKRGVKLTQAPSAPVSLMRARLCDDHLGGTLAADLYQRLLDDGWVEQCDQRVTVTLKGANQLAGRGLFIQALAHRNAHIACACPDWSERRPHLGGALGAALLQLFMQSGWLSLPNDSRALHVTALGQQEIHRFAKQESLEMAL
- a CDS encoding LysR family transcriptional regulator; its protein translation is MLRFDDLQLFVRAADLGSLSAAARVMDLSAAVASAALKRIEQHLGARLLARSTRSLRLTAEGEGFLEYARAALSSLDEGRRLLTSGQDQVSGVLQLSAPSDLGRNLLLPWLDAFQREHPGLTVRLLLGDRIADLFKQPVDIALRYGEPEDSSLVALPVAPENRRVLCASPDYLARAGEPQHLEQLAQHNCLLYMLGTRVHDHWCFHDGKRDVSLTVSGDRFSDDADVVRRWAVAGAGIAYKSWLDVSTDVLSGRLKILLPHLQCERAPLNLLCAHRAQLSKPINLLREMLQARCGRVAAQFPHASVANQ
- a CDS encoding NADPH:quinone reductase produces the protein MKAIAYYHSLPITDPQSLQDIELPAPVAGPRDLLVEVKAISVNPVDTKVRQNVQPEGGEAKVLGWDVAGVVTAVGSEVTLFKVGDKVFYAGSIARAGGNSELHAVDERIVGHMPKTLGFAEAAALPLTAITAWELLFERLHIPQGQDDQGQSLLIVGAAGGVGSILTQLAHQLTGLKVIGTASRPQTQAWVRDLGADLVIDHSQPLSVELKKAGHGPVTHVASLTQTDQHLDQLVDALAPQGKLALIDDPKALDVAKLKRKSLSLHWEFMYTRSLFETPDMIEQHSLLNRVAELIDAGTLKTTVGEHFGTINAENLRRAHGLLESGKSKGKIVLEGF